A section of the Carassius carassius chromosome 17, fCarCar2.1, whole genome shotgun sequence genome encodes:
- the gpr180 gene encoding integral membrane protein GPR180 — MFVYFIIIIVLLFTSCPAAGKTVSGVFRSDAARENNGQYITRFLYHGENGLVVSRVDNVLLAVQKEARLLLFQGSEGLDNLSCLQRLTSAHISIKLMKEEQNQTIPHQSGPQEWHVMYVDQYTCQDGEMDGALEDLRFQISLMNPDAAGNPLDHFSAEETGLHSFYFLLILAYFVASCIYIQPLWQALSKAGPMHTVLKVLSTTLLLQGTSVLLNYIHMARYAWDGVGTPLMGSLAELCDAVAQVQMLYLLLSLCMGWTLSRSRKSQSKPLQWDSSPASTALALAVVFAQGALLIWEQLEDAEHHSFHTQRSVPGWLLMALRVALALFLASVLYQIISAERSALKRDFYLCFGKGCFLWFLCHPVLVLFSVILNEHQKEKVVTIGVILCQSISVVVLYRLFLSRSLYWEVSSLSSVTLPLTMSRRSRY; from the exons ATGTTTGTGTACTTTATCATTATCATTGTTCTTTTGTTTACTTCATGTCCTGCTGCAGGGAAAACGGTTTCTGGGGTTTTTAGGAGCGACGCTGCGAGAGAAAATAATGGGCAGTACATCACAAGATTTCTGTATCATG GTGAGAATGGTCTGGTGGTGTCTCGTGTGGATAATGTGCTGCTGGCCGTGCAGAAGGAGGCCAGACTGCTGCTGTTTCAGGGCTCCGAGGGCTTGGACAATCTGAGCTGTCTGCAGAGACTCACATCGGCTCACATCTCCA TTAAGTTGATGAAAGAGGAGCAGAACCAGACTATACCGCATCAGTCCGGTCCGCAGGAGTGGCACGTGATGTACGTGGATCAATACACCTGTCAGGACGGAGAGATGGACGGAGCGCTAGAAGACCTGCGCTTCCAGATCAGCTTGATGAACCCCGACGCCGCAGGGAACCCACTGGATCACTTCAGCGCCGAGGAGaccg GGCTCCACAGCTTCTACTTCCTGCTGATCCTGGCGTATTTCGTGGCGTCGTGTATCTACATACAGCCGCTGTGGCAGGCGCTGAGCAAAGCCGGACCCATGCACACGGTGCTGAAGGTGTTATCCACCACGCTTCTGCTGCAGGGAACATCAGTGCTGCTCAACTACATCCACATGGCCCG GTACGCTTGGGACGGTGTGGGGACGCCGCTGATGGGGAGCCTCGCTGAAT TGTGTGACGCCGTGGCGCAGGTGCAGATGCTCTACCTGTTGTTGAGTCTGTGTATGGGCTGGACTCTGAGCCGCAGCAGAAAGTCTCAGAGTAAACCGCTGCAGTGGGACTCGTCTCCAGCCTCCACCGCGCTCGCTCTGGCCGTCGTCTTCGCTCAg GGGGCGCTGCTGATCTGGGAGCAGCTGGAGGACGCCGAGCACCACAGTTTTCACACGCAGCGCAGTGTTCCCGGCTGGCTGCTGATGGCCCTGCGTGTGGCCCTCGCTCTGTTCCTGGCGTCAGTGCTGTATCAGATCATCTCTGCCGAGCGGAGCGCGCTCAAACGAGACTTCTACCTGTGCTTCGGCAAG GGCTGTTTCCTGTGGTTCCTGTGTCATCCGGTGCTGGTCCTGTTCTCGGTGATTCTCAACGAACACCAGAAAGAAAAG GTGGTGACGATCGGCGTGATCCTGTGCCAGTCCATCTCAGTGGTGGTTCTGTATCGTCTCTTCCTGTCACGCAGTCTGTACTGGGAAGTGTCCTCGCTGTCGTCGGTCACGCTGCCGCTCACCATGAGCCGCCGGAGCCGCTACTGA
- the tgm8 gene encoding protein-glutamine gamma-glutamyltransferase 2 isoform X2, giving the protein MSENLSRNSVRRDQAVMKVDLQCVKNNTDHHTKEITEERLIIRRGQVFSLILSAERLDHNDIQITVETGPGACEQKGTLLSCSTDPQRCSSVSKRWSVKVLSGSPSSVTLSILCPSDACIGLYSLSVKSGSYSSVSALTVLFNPWSKDDAVFLENEAERQEYVLNEQGIVYQGVDEYITTTSWDFGQFEEDILDICLKLLDVNPKCLENAAEDYSARCNPIYISRVVSAMINSDDDKGVLMGQWDGTYIGGVLPSNWNGSVDILRRWIKYDCHPVKFGQCWVFASVMCTVLRCLGIPCRVVTNYQSAHDTDQNLVVDEYFSDYGVRPKRNQDSVWNYHVWVEGWMRRPDLSKDSFYDGWQVLDPTPQERSSGSYCCGPAPVKAILEGHTDVKYDVPFVYGEVNADKITWLVMANGSKKKILSDMKTVGQKISTKAVGSNSRQDITDQYKHPEGSVKERAVYDEAVKRVTGLKESQTPRPSVQMKLSLDGAPLNGADIRLNLLVKSENSKAQDLTLKMSAQVMRYTGNPAADVWSNTTDLQVQPNTEQTLPFELPFTAYGPNLLDNNCIKVSVITMDKNDPKEVYLAEKDVVPHSPTLRVTVSGTPLQDSEMNAEVVFENPLPSPLKNCTVTLTGSGLLKQTEQSSTVELGPGQRITLKVTFKPYRLGPKKLVANFDSSTFRDIKASVDVNVRPAATRLGFLSIRR; this is encoded by the exons ATGAGTGAGAATCTGAGCAGGAACTCTGTCCGCAGAGATCAGG CTGTGATGAAGGTGGATCTGCAGTGTGTGAAGAACAACACTGACCATCACACCAAAGAGATCACGGAGGAGCGTCTGATCATCCGCAGAGGACAAGTCTTCAGTCTGATCCTGAGCGCCGAGCGTTTAGACCACAACGACATCCAGATCACTGTGGAGACAG gTCCTGGAGCGTGTGAACAGAAGGGCACGCTCTTGTCCTGCAGCACAGACCCACAGCGCTGCTCCAGTGTCAGTAAACGCTGGAGTGTGAAGGTGTTGAGCGGCTCGCCGTCCTCCGTCACGCTGTCCATTCTGTGTCCGTCAGACGCCTGCATCGGTCTGTACTCTCTGAGCGTGAAGAGCGGATCCTACTCCAGCGTGAGCGCCCTGACCGTGCTCTTCAACCCCTGGAGTAAAG ATGACGCGGTGTTTCTGGAGAATGAAGCGGAGCGACAGGAGTATGTCCTGAACGAGCAGGGAATCGTGTATCAGGGAGTGGATGAATacatcaccaccaccagctgGGACTTCGGTCAG TTCGAGGAGGATATCCTTGACATCTGTCTGAAGCTGCTGGATGTGAACCCCAAGTGTCTTGAAAACGCAGCAGAGGATTATTCAGCGCGCTGCAACCCCATCTACATCAGCCGAGTGGTCAGCGCCATG ATCAACTCTGATGATGATAAGGGGGTGCTGATGGGTCAGTGGGACGGGACGTACATCGGAGGCGTGCTTCCGTCCAACTGGAACGGCAGTGTGGATATCCTGAGACGCTGGATCAAATACGACTGCCATCCCGTCAAATTCGGACAGTGCTGGGTGTTTGCATCGGTCATGTGCACCG TGCTGAGATGTCTGGGGATCCCGTGTCGCGTCGTCACTAATTATCAGTCGGCTCACGACACGGATCAGAACCTGGTCGTTGATGAATACTTCAGTGACTACGGCGTGCGACCCAAACGAAACCAGGACAGTGTTTG GAATTATCACGTTTGGGTGGAGGGCTGGATGAGGCGTCCCGATCTCTCTAAGGACTCCTTCTACGACGGCTGGCAGGTTCTGGATCCAACGCCGCAGGAGAGGAGCTCAG GTTCTTACTGCTGCGGTCCAGCGCCGGTCAAGGCCATCCTGGAGGGTCACACCGATGTCAAATACGACGTACCTTTTGTGTACGGAGAGGTCAATGCAGACAAGATCACATGGCTGGTCATGGCCAACGGCTCCAAGAAGAAGATCCTTTCAGACATGAAGACTGTCGGACAGAAAATCAGCACCAAAGCTGTGGGCAGCAACAGCAGACAGGACATCACTGACCAGTACAAGCACCCAGAgg GCTCAGTGAAGGAGAGAGCGGTGTATGATGAGGCCGTGAAGCGTGTGACGGGTCTGAAGGAGAGCCAGACGCCTCGTCCGAGCGTCCAGATGAAGCTGAGTCTGGACGGAGCGCCGCTGAACGGAGCCGATATCAGACTCAACCTGCTTGTGAAGAGCGAGAACAGCAAAGCCCAGGATCTGACGCTGAAGATGAGTGCTCAGGTCATGAGATACACGGGGAACCCGGCGGCCGACGTCTGGAGTAACACCACAGACCTACAGGTGCAACCCAACACAG AGCAAACCCTTCCCTTCGAGCTGCCATTTACTGCATACGGGCCGAATCTGCTCGACAACAACTGCATCAAAGTCTCAGTGATCACCATGGATAAAAACGACCCGAAGGAAGTTTATCTGGCGGAGAAAGACGTGGTTCCTCACAGTCCGACGCTGAGAGTCACA gtgaGCGGGACTCCTCTGCAGGACAGTGAGATGAACGCTGAGGTGGTGTTTGAGAATCCTCTGCCCTCACCGCTCAAGAACTGCACCGTCACACTCACTGGCAGCGgtctgctcaaacaaacagagcagtCCAG CACCGTGGAGCTCGGCCCGGGTCAGAGAATCACGCTAAAGGTGACCTTCAAGCCCTACAGACTCGGACCGAAGAAACTGGTGGCCAACTTCGACAGCTCCACCTTCAGAGACATTAAAGCCAGTGTGGATGTGAACGTGCGGCCCGCAGCGACACGGCTGGGGTTCCTCAGCATCAGACGATAG
- the tgm8 gene encoding protein-glutamine gamma-glutamyltransferase 2 isoform X1 has product MSENLSRNSVRRDQAAVMKVDLQCVKNNTDHHTKEITEERLIIRRGQVFSLILSAERLDHNDIQITVETGPGACEQKGTLLSCSTDPQRCSSVSKRWSVKVLSGSPSSVTLSILCPSDACIGLYSLSVKSGSYSSVSALTVLFNPWSKDDAVFLENEAERQEYVLNEQGIVYQGVDEYITTTSWDFGQFEEDILDICLKLLDVNPKCLENAAEDYSARCNPIYISRVVSAMINSDDDKGVLMGQWDGTYIGGVLPSNWNGSVDILRRWIKYDCHPVKFGQCWVFASVMCTVLRCLGIPCRVVTNYQSAHDTDQNLVVDEYFSDYGVRPKRNQDSVWNYHVWVEGWMRRPDLSKDSFYDGWQVLDPTPQERSSGSYCCGPAPVKAILEGHTDVKYDVPFVYGEVNADKITWLVMANGSKKKILSDMKTVGQKISTKAVGSNSRQDITDQYKHPEGSVKERAVYDEAVKRVTGLKESQTPRPSVQMKLSLDGAPLNGADIRLNLLVKSENSKAQDLTLKMSAQVMRYTGNPAADVWSNTTDLQVQPNTEQTLPFELPFTAYGPNLLDNNCIKVSVITMDKNDPKEVYLAEKDVVPHSPTLRVTVSGTPLQDSEMNAEVVFENPLPSPLKNCTVTLTGSGLLKQTEQSSTVELGPGQRITLKVTFKPYRLGPKKLVANFDSSTFRDIKASVDVNVRPAATRLGFLSIRR; this is encoded by the exons ATGAGTGAGAATCTGAGCAGGAACTCTGTCCGCAGAGATCAGG CAGCTGTGATGAAGGTGGATCTGCAGTGTGTGAAGAACAACACTGACCATCACACCAAAGAGATCACGGAGGAGCGTCTGATCATCCGCAGAGGACAAGTCTTCAGTCTGATCCTGAGCGCCGAGCGTTTAGACCACAACGACATCCAGATCACTGTGGAGACAG gTCCTGGAGCGTGTGAACAGAAGGGCACGCTCTTGTCCTGCAGCACAGACCCACAGCGCTGCTCCAGTGTCAGTAAACGCTGGAGTGTGAAGGTGTTGAGCGGCTCGCCGTCCTCCGTCACGCTGTCCATTCTGTGTCCGTCAGACGCCTGCATCGGTCTGTACTCTCTGAGCGTGAAGAGCGGATCCTACTCCAGCGTGAGCGCCCTGACCGTGCTCTTCAACCCCTGGAGTAAAG ATGACGCGGTGTTTCTGGAGAATGAAGCGGAGCGACAGGAGTATGTCCTGAACGAGCAGGGAATCGTGTATCAGGGAGTGGATGAATacatcaccaccaccagctgGGACTTCGGTCAG TTCGAGGAGGATATCCTTGACATCTGTCTGAAGCTGCTGGATGTGAACCCCAAGTGTCTTGAAAACGCAGCAGAGGATTATTCAGCGCGCTGCAACCCCATCTACATCAGCCGAGTGGTCAGCGCCATG ATCAACTCTGATGATGATAAGGGGGTGCTGATGGGTCAGTGGGACGGGACGTACATCGGAGGCGTGCTTCCGTCCAACTGGAACGGCAGTGTGGATATCCTGAGACGCTGGATCAAATACGACTGCCATCCCGTCAAATTCGGACAGTGCTGGGTGTTTGCATCGGTCATGTGCACCG TGCTGAGATGTCTGGGGATCCCGTGTCGCGTCGTCACTAATTATCAGTCGGCTCACGACACGGATCAGAACCTGGTCGTTGATGAATACTTCAGTGACTACGGCGTGCGACCCAAACGAAACCAGGACAGTGTTTG GAATTATCACGTTTGGGTGGAGGGCTGGATGAGGCGTCCCGATCTCTCTAAGGACTCCTTCTACGACGGCTGGCAGGTTCTGGATCCAACGCCGCAGGAGAGGAGCTCAG GTTCTTACTGCTGCGGTCCAGCGCCGGTCAAGGCCATCCTGGAGGGTCACACCGATGTCAAATACGACGTACCTTTTGTGTACGGAGAGGTCAATGCAGACAAGATCACATGGCTGGTCATGGCCAACGGCTCCAAGAAGAAGATCCTTTCAGACATGAAGACTGTCGGACAGAAAATCAGCACCAAAGCTGTGGGCAGCAACAGCAGACAGGACATCACTGACCAGTACAAGCACCCAGAgg GCTCAGTGAAGGAGAGAGCGGTGTATGATGAGGCCGTGAAGCGTGTGACGGGTCTGAAGGAGAGCCAGACGCCTCGTCCGAGCGTCCAGATGAAGCTGAGTCTGGACGGAGCGCCGCTGAACGGAGCCGATATCAGACTCAACCTGCTTGTGAAGAGCGAGAACAGCAAAGCCCAGGATCTGACGCTGAAGATGAGTGCTCAGGTCATGAGATACACGGGGAACCCGGCGGCCGACGTCTGGAGTAACACCACAGACCTACAGGTGCAACCCAACACAG AGCAAACCCTTCCCTTCGAGCTGCCATTTACTGCATACGGGCCGAATCTGCTCGACAACAACTGCATCAAAGTCTCAGTGATCACCATGGATAAAAACGACCCGAAGGAAGTTTATCTGGCGGAGAAAGACGTGGTTCCTCACAGTCCGACGCTGAGAGTCACA gtgaGCGGGACTCCTCTGCAGGACAGTGAGATGAACGCTGAGGTGGTGTTTGAGAATCCTCTGCCCTCACCGCTCAAGAACTGCACCGTCACACTCACTGGCAGCGgtctgctcaaacaaacagagcagtCCAG CACCGTGGAGCTCGGCCCGGGTCAGAGAATCACGCTAAAGGTGACCTTCAAGCCCTACAGACTCGGACCGAAGAAACTGGTGGCCAACTTCGACAGCTCCACCTTCAGAGACATTAAAGCCAGTGTGGATGTGAACGTGCGGCCCGCAGCGACACGGCTGGGGTTCCTCAGCATCAGACGATAG